CGCAGCGGGATCATCACGCGGCCCTCGGCGGCGAGCCGCATCACCGCGTCCCAATCCGCCACCGGCGCGCAAAGATCGGGCCGCACCGCCTGCACCTGCGCAGCGGCATCCACCGGCCACGCCCATTGCTGCCCGTCCCATGTGTAGCTCTCGAACGAATGGCCCAGCGAGCCCGCGGCAATTTCGGGGGCCTCCGGCAGCGGCACGAGGCAGCCTTCCTGAGTGATCTGCCCGACATGCGGATGGTCAATGATGATCAGGTCATAGGCCTTGGCCAGATCCAGCACCGGGTAACTCTCGAAATCCTGCAACGAGCGGCGGTCCCACGTGATGCGCACGCCCCGCGCGGCTTCCCACTCCTGTGACAGCGCGGCAAGCGGGTCATAGCCGCGCGGGTGATCCCAGGTCATGCCCTTGAGGGTGATCATAGTCCGAATTCCTCCCGGATGAGGCGTGAGTGTTCGCCGACCCGCGGCGCCGCCTGCGCCGTTTGCGGTCGGCAGCCGTTGATGGTGAGCGGGGCGCGGGTGGTGTCGATGCGCACGCCGTCGTCGCGGGTGACGGTCTGCAGCAGGTCGAGCCGCTTGAACGCCTCGGCCTCCATCAGTCCCGACCAGTCGAGCACCTCCGAGCACCAGATGTCGGCGGGCTGCAGGATCGCCAGCCACTCGGCGACGGTCTTTTCGGCCACCCGCTCGGCGATAAGGGTCTTGATGGCGTCGCGGGCAGAGAAAGCGTCGCGCGGCGGGCGCCCGGCCAGTTCCGGCAGCTCCATAAGATCCGCGAGCCGGTCCAGCGGGGTCATCGCCAGCGCCAGATGACCGTCCTTCGCGGCATAGACGCCGTAAGGCGCGCCCAGATAGGCATGCGCGCCGTTGATCTCCGAGCGCTGCGGCATGCGCCGCCCGTCGTTGAGCCATGTGGTCAGCACTTCGAACTGCAGATCGACCAGCGCCTCCAGCAGGCTGGTCTCCACATGCCGCCCGATGCCGTCGATGCCGCGCCGCACCAGCGCCGCCAGAATGCCCTGCGACAGCGCCACGCCGGCGAACATGTCGCCCACCGCCAGCCCCATGGGCACGGGCCCCTGCGCGGCGTCGCCGGTGAGCCACATCAGCCCTGAACGCGCCTGCGCCAGCAGGTCCTGTCCGGGGAATTTCACCCAAGGCCCATCGTCGCCATAGCCCGAGATCGAGCCATAGACGAGCCGAGGGTTGAGCGCATGCATCTCCTCCCAGCCGACCCCGATGCGCGCCGCCACGCCGGGGCGGAAGTTCTGGATCATCACGTCGGCTTTGCTCACCAGTTTGCGCAGCGCGGCAAGGTCGGCGGGGTCCTTGAGGTCGAGCGCGAGGCTCTCTTTGCCGCGGTTGATAGCGTGAAAGATCGTCGAGTCGCCGCCGATCTCCGTGTCCGACAGATAGAGGTGCCGCGACAGATCCCCGGCGCCCGCGCGCTCGATCTTGATCACCCGCGCGCCGAGGTCCGCCAGCCGCAGCGAGCAATAGGGCCCAGAAAGAAACTGGCTCAGATCGACCACCAGCAGCCCGTCCAGCGGGCGCTCCGGCGCCACCTGCGCGGGGCTCGATGTCTCTGTGGGCGGGGGCGTGGCGGTCATGGCGCTCTCATTCTTCTGTGAAAGATATCTCCACATATGAATGACCGCTGCGAGGTGCTCCCGTCAAGCCCATTGCGCCGCGCGGCGCTTGCCCCGCTCAAGCGGCATGCTATGACGGCCCCCATGCGCTACGACACACCGCTCATCCCCGCCCGCCTGCTGCGCCGCTACAAACGCTTTCTGGCCGATTGCGCGCTGCCCGACGGGCGTGAAATCACCGCCCATGTGGCCAATCCCGGGAGCATGCTGGGGCTTGCCGATCCGGGCGCGAAGGTCTGGCTGGAGCCGAACGACGATCCCAAGCGCAAGCTCAAATTCGCGTGGCGGCTCCTGGAGCATGAGAGCGGCGCCTTCGCCGGTGCCTTCACGGGCGTCGACACGGGCGCGGCCAACCGGGTGCTGCGCGCCGGGCTCGAGGCGGGGCAGGTGCCGGGGCTCGAGGGCTATGAGACCGTCCGGCCCGAGGTGAAATACGGCGAAAAGAGCCGGATCGATTTCCTGCTCTCAGGCGCTGGCCGCCCGGATTGCTATGTCGAGGTGAAATCGGTGACTCTGTCACGCCAGCCGGGTCTTGCCGAGTTTCCCGACAGCGTCACGGCGCGCGGCACAAAGCATCTGGGCGAGTTGCGCCAGATGGTGGCGCAGG
This portion of the Salipiger sp. CCB-MM3 genome encodes:
- a CDS encoding CaiB/BaiF CoA transferase family protein, coding for MTATPPPTETSSPAQVAPERPLDGLLVVDLSQFLSGPYCSLRLADLGARVIKIERAGAGDLSRHLYLSDTEIGGDSTIFHAINRGKESLALDLKDPADLAALRKLVSKADVMIQNFRPGVAARIGVGWEEMHALNPRLVYGSISGYGDDGPWVKFPGQDLLAQARSGLMWLTGDAAQGPVPMGLAVGDMFAGVALSQGILAALVRRGIDGIGRHVETSLLEALVDLQFEVLTTWLNDGRRMPQRSEINGAHAYLGAPYGVYAAKDGHLALAMTPLDRLADLMELPELAGRPPRDAFSARDAIKTLIAERVAEKTVAEWLAILQPADIWCSEVLDWSGLMEAEAFKRLDLLQTVTRDDGVRIDTTRAPLTINGCRPQTAQAAPRVGEHSRLIREEFGL
- the sfsA gene encoding DNA/RNA nuclease SfsA — translated: MRYDTPLIPARLLRRYKRFLADCALPDGREITAHVANPGSMLGLADPGAKVWLEPNDDPKRKLKFAWRLLEHESGAFAGAFTGVDTGAANRVLRAGLEAGQVPGLEGYETVRPEVKYGEKSRIDFLLSGAGRPDCYVEVKSVTLSRQPGLAEFPDSVTARGTKHLGELRQMVAQGHRAVMLYLVQRTDAREVTLAADIDPAYARAFAAAHTAGVEVLTMGCDISPEGIRLAAPLPFRAP